Genomic window (Argopecten irradians isolate NY chromosome 2, Ai_NY, whole genome shotgun sequence):
AATCATAaccatattgatatcaatattcttcTTCAAGGCTGTCCTGACTGTGATGAAACTATAAACAGACAATTACTTCATGATGTTCACCTATAAATTGGTAAATCAAGACGTTTTAATCTCTATATGATTTAAAttagccatgacataagctgttgaaatttaaagaatttttttttctaatttttctccaaaaaaaaagaataataattatgcaatgttcactatataacatttgaataatattgtatatattctatattatCCTCTGTCAAAGATATACTCGGAGTAGTTTGTTGAGCATGGTTGTTTTAATACTGTcactttgttttattctatatacagCATACACATATTCTattaaaagtatatacatgtatattttcaattattttcaagaaagtTAACAGTATTTAGAGCAAtgacaagtgtatatatatacacatggacTGTTGGTCATTGTCTGTCAATATCTGAGTAACATGTGGTCTaattagtaatataacatgttcttgtaataaaataatagctgtatttatattatgtgtgatgtgtgaatggagtatgcaaaagagttatctccctttatttgttgtaaaatttcatttcaaaacttaaatataatatttataattgatgTAAGTTTAAAACATTACTTTTGCTACCATGGAgagaatttatataggctttgcctgttatttaatccatttgacttgaaacatctttgtcaataaaatttgttgaaatgaactGAATAAAATGATATGCATCTCTCTATTTCGGACAGTTCACGGTTTCTATATAACCCATTATTCCTTTTTTATATCTACCTGTCTCGATTGCAAGATTATCAGCTGTAAGACGGAGTTTGGTTACAAAATCCTACGttgttttgaaagaaatttcGTCTAATAAAATTGTAATGTTACGTCATCTACTAGGTATCTAAAAGGCCATATATATTGGTGTCAACAGCAGTTGTTTCGACTAATCTTCAATTCGTTGTTTAATGGAGGCAAGTAAAATCAACAGGAGATTGCCTGAGCCATATGTAACCTGATACAAATTTAGATAATTTATGTTAAAAACCCActaaatattatgttttaaatgtgtCAGTCTCCATATAAATGGACTGATATACTTCCTTTAAAGTACAGTGATTCCTGCTcaatcatttaaaacaatacttGAAAgctttaaacatttatcaagtGGTaacgaaaattaaaaataaagctTTGTATTACAAGTCGATTATTTAAACACATCAAATGTTTTTTACTAAATTCTATATGAACCCTTTTAACTGCAATATCTTTACATCTCGTCCATGTTTAACAAGCATAAAGGATGCTtacaatatatgtatcaaataaatataaattttcatatttaagtTAACTTGGTTGCATTTTAATCTCAAGTGGTTTTTTTCCAACTTGTTATCAAATCATAGTAAGACGCCTAAATAACAACATTCATCAACAACAGAATCATACCATAATGTCATACACttctttattaaatatttcaaatacatttagATTTGTTATGCTGCGATTTTCCGATTCTTTACAACCTACAAGGGCAAACTCTCTCTGAAAACTGAAAAGAGGAACAGGATTAAAGAGGTATAAGAGATTTAATGAGGTGCTGATTTCACAACCGTTTGAGGAAGTCTGATAGATTAACTGTACATAAGTGACTGTAAGTATGGCGATATCTTCGCTGATATATATAGAGATGTCGGACAACAGTAATTATCCATAGCAAaggtaaattaaaattaatcaaaaaataacaaaaaggcAGACTCTTTCGCATGACAAAACAGCTTTCACGGGCATATGTGAAGGCAAAAACCTGTGTAAaagattttatatacaaataaaatatatattccgGTAAAATGAAAGAAGCCTTTGACATTTTTAATCAAGTTAAAGTAATGTAATGACTTTGATATTAAGGGAAGTAAATCAATCAGATTGGATCTAGGTATATACCATATATCTTTCACAGATGTACCCCTTGGGTAGTTCACATCTCTCATCGTCCCACTGGTAACTCCGGTGGTGCCACAACAACATACAGTCCTGATTCAATCCTCTCCAGCTGTTAGGCTCACCATGTGCCCAATCCACGTTTTTAACTGCATTTCCATTGGTTGGATTCCACACCCATCGTCCCTCCTGTCTAATGTCATTTAATCCTGTCCAATAGCTCTTTTGTCCAATGTATTTTGATTAGAAGGTTTGTCCAAGTtgtattttgatttgatttagaAGGTTTGGTATTATATCTAATCTccatgtattttgatttagaagGTTTGGTATTATATCTAATCTccatgtattttgatttagaagGTTTGGTATTATAtctaatctacatgtattttgatttagaagGTTTGTATctaatctttgatttagaaggttTAGAAGGTTTGGTATTATATCTAATCTccatgtattttgatttagaagGTTTGGTATTATAtctaatctacatgtattttgatttagaagGTTTGGTATTATATCTAatcttatgtattttgatttgaAGGTTTGGtattatattaccatatttattAGAAGGTTGGTATAATATTAATCTCCATGTTATTTTTACTTCGAGTAAGGTTTGGAATTATATCTAATCTCCATGTATTTTGATTGTAAGGTTTGGTATAAATCGCTGAAAGTTTGTTTATCTTCAATGTTTGATTTAAAGGTATTATACGGACATGTATTGATTTATGTTTGGATgcttatatatctacatgtatttgaagTTGTTATGTGCATAACtaatttacatgttatttttactTCGAGTAatctttgaaaaattgaaaaccaaGCGTCTtgttttatgctttatgtatgttgaGATGAAAGCATATTTGTCACTTTAGAATTACTAATATCATGATTAAACTGCGAAATAAAATGGTGGACCATAACTTGGCTATATGTACTTATTTTACTACAATGTAGACGTAAATCttaattaaaacctatgcattgcaCGTAGTGTCAAAAGTGTTAAAAGTCCTGTGAGATTCGGTCGGCAACAATAAAGCATCCTGTAAtgaattatactgacaatgtatTACAATGATgaactgtacaatatatttgtatttggtGCTTACCGCTACAGAGTCTTGTGACGTATCCTTTAACCCATTGTAACTCAGCCGGCGTGTCCAAGGAGACCAGGGCTCCTCCCATGGCGGTACATATGTACTATGTCAAGTATCAGCAAAATAAGCATGAATTACtaagaaaatatcaaatatgaaatgatgtAATTCGTTATTGAATGAGGTATATATATGACGTTCATACACCAGTGaccaacaaaaaataacaattatttcttatatcTACATTACGACAGGTATATCATAACAATACTTTTAATCACAACAAGATATTCATTACTTATTTGACGCTATACACATGGTTGGAATAGCCTTGGAACTGTTTGAATATATGACAGCTGATCAAGAATTCGCGGGAAGCTGTATTAATTTCCGGAGCGCAACATAAGGACGTAGGACAGTACAGGTGTGTATGCCGAACCAGTACTCATTCATCGTCAAATTCGTTAGTAACGTTATATAGAGAACATAtaacgaaaatgtaaatatgtatatactcGTTATCAACGATCTAGCACTCAATTCTTTTTGTGAATCACAACGCTTACAGTGGCTGAGCTAAGACATTtctaaaacattgataacagTGTAACAAAATTGATCCTATAGATCATAGGAATTACAGAATCAATAAAACAGCTCCTAGGTATTAAAAGAGGGTAAAGAAGTAACAGTACATATAGAAAACGTAGACTGTAACAGTATGTTAATGACCTACCGATGCCTCAAACCAGGTCTTAGTGTCTCTGCTGAAAAAGTAACAGTGATCACAGTTAGATACCCAGCCTCGAGGACATGCCCAGCCGGCCACTGAAATACACAATGGAAAACAAAAGTTCAATCTGACTTATAACaattcattttaataataataatatcaactGAGAATGGACGTAggcgtttgtaacgtcgcttttGATTGGACAATACAACGGCTTAAAGAGTGTGAGTATAAGAATGAATAAGGATTCATTCATATAGATTGCTTCATAAATGATGTTTTTGATACATTCACGTGTGTATTCTCGTCACAACTACATTTGATCTATCTAGTTTTCTTTATATCTCTAAAGCAAAAGAAGGTTTCAAACATAAATATGGTCACAATTCTACGGTACGATGATATTAGTTGCCAGAAACTATGTGTGATATAAAAGACATAAACAATCATACATATACAGCGATACAGCTTATCGTTTAGCAAAACTTGTAACGGTAAATAGTTTGGATTCCTTTGATCTTCTGCACAGCTCGGCGacgatcagtttgcaaaacgtttttgattggctgaccCATCAGGGACCAATATCAGTGTGAATGTAACACTTTGATGGACTTGTAGTTTGAAAAGTAGGCGGGGCCACTGTATATTGCTTTTTTTAAtctaatagtttttttttaccaaatatACACATAATTGCACGATACCAGGTTAAAAGAAGAATGGTTTGCTGATTTGTTTCTCTCTTCTTTCTGCCTACATATAACCTAAATTTTAATCCagttgaaaatgtgttttgcaAACTGAAATCTGTAATGAAACGGGAACGATATACGTGTATACTGAAATTTGACAAGGCAATCGTAAAGTAGGACTTTCTGAAGCTTcgtgtgaaatatcattggcaGACATGCAACGTTTCTATCGAAATATTAGATATTAGatattataatgtttaatgtgttAAAAACCGTTAGAGAATGTTTACATTCCAACATGTTTTGATTAATCTGGTAGTTCCacatttgcaaattttcagaTCATATACAGTGGCAAAAACTTGGTTGATCTGGTTTTCGCATTGGTGTTACAGTGCTGTTAGCGTTTTAACTTATATTACTAAAAAAATGATACTTGaatatgttaattaataaaatatcttttccctattttttcaatgttattaaATTCATTCATGAATATGgtaatgaaatgttttttcttagtttatgttacatgtaaaataaCTTTGTTACAAAGTGAACGCCGACTTTAGCGAATGTGAACATTTGAATAGTATCTAAACAATTGCAAAGCAAATTGGTAAAGAAATATAGTTTTTTTACCGACAAGCATTGGCCCCGCCTACTGGCAAAACTTCTGAATTATAAGCGGTATCGCTGTCTCACTGACAAACTATATATCAACTATATAGTATGGCTTCCCAGAACATACATTTGTGTAGAATAAGATAGTTACTTGTCACAAGAACATTACTGGCTCTTCAGTttgatattaaatgttttaaatcaaaGAATAATTTTAgtcaagatttttttcattcatcGGCAATATGAATCTGAGTATATGATCAGGTGAGTATATGCTAACATTCTGCATGCTGCAATATCCGAACTTGTGATTGGTTTAAAAGTATGATCTATCAATAGAAAAGACATATCAACAACATGAAAACCGGATTCCTCATGTTATTATATTGTCATTCCGacattaatataaaatagaGATCACATGAACATACACACCATAGCTCCTACTAGGTATGTAGTAGTTATTAGATTTAGCAATAAGGATATATTTGTCAAGTGAAAACAGaaacaacacgacaagtcgataAAGTTACAATTGAATAATGTAGAACAGATAAGTTATTATCAATATCTAAACTGAAAAAATACTAAGTAGTTAACAACGTAGATCCTAGAAATGCTTAACAAGTAATGAACCATGGATACTCTTAGTGACGAATCTGTCATTCCATTATTACTAATTGGTCTATATAAAATTTCATAGGTAAATTTACGTTAATGTTTCAGATGTGAATTGTTTTTGATATATCATTCTTCAATAGAAAGAGTCGAAcaatagaaaaagaaaatgagAAAGCCTACCTTCCGTATACAGAACGGCACTGAACACCACAGAAAGCACGAATACGTTCATGATGGCTGTATTGGGAGGATTTGAGTGGAACCTGCCGAAAGGAGAGGAAGGAAATGTTTTATAGGAAAAAAAATCGCATATGGTGGCAGGAGATTTTACGCAAACATGCGTCGACGTATGTAGAAATGATGTTATCCCCCTAATCCGCttcaatatttacttttatCTACCATTGAACACGAAATTTACATGGCAATAACAGAAATGGGTTTACTTAGTACGTTTATCTGTTACCGAATCagaaataaataatacatagaGTTTGGAAGCACCTGAATGACAGAGGAACGTGCGGGTTGTAGGCACTTTTCTTTGGCTGaatacttttaagtgtattcgtTTCAACATGATATTTGTACATTATATCACGGTCGTACATGGCCAGTTTTTCcaattaatatgtatattaagTAATTTTATCTCAGACATTCAAACCGAAAGTGCATTTTCTTTAATAGTACTTTTTAAGTATTTTCTTCTGTTTTGTATTTGgcaaaaaagttttttaaagTGCATAATTATGTTCTAACCTTGCAACAGATGGGTCGTATAAAATTACTTAAGATCACATATAGTTTATCCCCAACCCACATAAATAGACTGGAAATATGTATAAGTACACTTCAAGCGATTATTCGTGTATATTTAAAACTAAATCCCTATGTAATTATTACGGACAACAATTCAACAACAGGTCCAATGTTTCTCTGTAGGACCATACAACGTTAATTAAAAATTCCACCCTCCAGGACACGTATAACCTGAGGTGTCTTAGTTTTAGTATGTGTACACATCATAGTGAtaaaatttatgatttttatcgaaaattaattgataataaaattaatatgttAACGACTATAAAAGTCAGAGATTTCCCTGTACCCTTACTGACATCATATTTCAATGATGAGGTTGGTGTTTTTATTGCTTGGACTTTGATGGATGATTTGATGAATGATGGAACCCCCTCAGCGATCTACAGTGTGGCGGTTTTACCCCGGAGACTCCCGATTTCAACCCAATTATAACGATATGGAACTGTTTTGTGGGGGATTTCAGGTAAGTAAATACTCGAGGAAGGAATACAAAGTGTCATCTCCGTAGACAAAATACTAAACGACCACCGGTCAATaaataacataacaacaaaccCTTGTATATGCATTCCATTACTACGTGACAAATCTCGGTGATTCTTGATTGTGACAATTTCACCAACTAATTTGACCAAGATTAATAGAATCCCATGAATACCTCACTAGGACTGCTGGATCGttttatataaactattatGTGTCTTTTTATATTGACTTTGcctttaaacatatattattgtCATAAAAGGACAAATGGATTAGGCACAAGTAATTTCAACTTAAGAAGTCttctacaaaatatatattgactGGTTGGGAAATTCTATGATTTCAAAAACAGTTCCCTGGTTTTGAAGTACATTGTTGAATGTGTCAAATGTTTCTCTTTCAGAGAATGCTCAGTAATGGCGGGAAATGTGGAAACTGTGGTGACCCATATGATGGGGTGCGTGAAAACGAGGCTGGAGGAAAATACGCAACTGGTTTCATCACCAGAAACTACAAAAAAGGAGATGTAATAGCTATCCAGATCGAGCTTACAACATCACACATGGGGTTCTTTGAGTTCAAAATATGTCCTCAAAATGACGTCAGCACGCCAGTAACTCCCGAGTGTTTGGACAAGTATCCTCTTAAGTTTACAAACGGTGAATCCAAATGGCCAGTTACCTACACTGGGTTTTATGATCTAGAGGTTCAACTTCCGCCGGATATGACTTGCGATCAATGTGTCATTCAATGGCACTACAAAGCAGGTAAGAACAAAACTGAACCGTGATTAGCATTTGCTTTAAGCAAATATTTTGTCTAATCAAATTTCAAAAGAGATAAAAGGTGTAAAGTTGCATGAATATCGTATTCTTTGAATTTAGAattatcaaatacaaaatatattaaaaagtatgcgaaaaaaaataaatgaagtaTTTCCTCTTAAAAATAAAGCTACAATATTCAGCatcaagtttttgttttttttatatataagcgAAATTATCTGAATTAGGCTTTTGAAACGTTATATTCCATTTTGTCTGAGTGTAATTTGGGAATATAATTATTGTTAGGAAATAACTGGGGTATCGATGAAGCGACAGGGGAGGGTTGCCTTGGCTGCGGTGATCAGGAGACCTTCATCAACTGTGCTGATGTCAGTATATCCGGGACGGGATCCACCTCTGGACCAGCTCCTACTACAACTGCTGCACCAACTTCTGCTACAACTGCTGGCCCGAGTACAGCGTCATCCACATCAGCACCTGTCACTACCCAGCCGACGACACCACCAACTATAGACCCGTGTTCCGATCCATAACAAACGTAGAATTGTTTGTCTTCAAATTAAAGACCCTCAATCCAACTCACTCTTtggttatttatttattgacatataaataaatggtttaaaaatcattaatcatGTTATTAAACTAAGCActtttagaaagaaaaaatgaaGTCACAAACATTTACTAAGTAAGCGAGCTCTACCTTTcagacacaaaaaataattcagtAGGTAGAATCAGGGACCAAATGCATCcttgaaaataataaacaattacGGACTTTCCTAAAAGGTACGTGAAGATGTGTTCTTTCACACAAAATCCTATTCAGTTTTAAACTTTGCCCTCAGGAAATTATGACCTTACGAGGATATCTTAAGTACAATCATAATCCGCCAAAGGTCCTACCCAAACATCATATGTCATTAGAATAGGTCAATAGGTCAATCTGAAATGGTCAGTGCCTGCTTagatacatcctcgatactcctggggttccgatcacttacgatttctacacccctggactatttctaGTAAAGCTGGACGcgacagaacagaacaggtaatttacttgtttgatgcacatcaaaagaatAGTAAAACGTTACACTGTGG
Coding sequences:
- the LOC138316947 gene encoding uncharacterized protein — protein: MMEPPQRSTVWRFYPGDSRFQPNYNDMELFCGGFQRMLSNGGKCGNCGDPYDGVRENEAGGKYATGFITRNYKKGDVIAIQIELTTSHMGFFEFKICPQNDVSTPVTPECLDKYPLKFTNGESKWPVTYTGFYDLEVQLPPDMTCDQCVIQWHYKAGNNWGIDEATGEGCLGCGDQETFINCADVSISGTGSTSGPAPTTTAAPTSATTAGPSTASSTSAPVTTQPTTPPTIDPCSDP